The sequence CCACCATACCCACCGATGTTCAGGCCATTCACGATCGCTATATTTCGGTTACGCCGCTGCAATATAACCTCACAGCCGTAGGCGATCTGTTAGATTTGGTCGGAGGGCAGCGGCCCCTGCTGCCGGAGGTGGCTGGAGAAAAAAAACTTCATACCGATGGGATCTAGCCGCAGTTCGGGGCAGACTAGCAGCAGGGTAATCTATAGCACCTTGAGATCGGCCAACCAGGATGGTCAGCCCACCCTGACCATTTTGATCAGAGTTCATTACTATTGAGGAATCTCAGGTTTAGTGCTCTCTCCTACGGCGCATCAATCATCTTGAGCCTCATCATTCCATGCTTTTCACCTTCTGAGAGATTCATGGCTGAGCCAAACCAGCAGTTTTTAGTTCGGTTTTGGGGCGTGCGGGGCAGCATTGCCTGCCCTGGGCCGACCACGGTCCGCTACGGCGGCAATACGTCCTGCGTAGAAATGCTGGTCGGTGGGCATCGGTTGATTTTTGACGGCGGCACCGGCCTTCGAGAACTGGGGCTAACCCTTTTAACGGAAGGCCCGATTGAGGCCAATCTCTTCTTTACCCACTCCCACTGGGACCATATTCAGGGGTTCCCATTCTTTGTGCCCGCCTTTATGCGAGGCAATCGCTTCAATATCTATGGGGCGATCGCACCCAATGGCTCGACCATTGAGCAGCGCCTCAACGACCAAATGCTGCACCCCAACTTTCCGGTGCCCTTGCAGGTGATGGGGGCTGACCTCAAGTTTTGCGACATTGAGGTGGGCGAAACCCTGCACATAGGCGACATCACCATTGAGAATGCCCTGCTCAACCATCCCGGCGAAGCGGTAGGCTACCGAGTCACCTGGCAAAACTATGTGGCCGCCTATATTTCTGACACCGAGCACTATCCCGATCGCCTCGACGAAAACGTGGTCTGGCTGGCCCGCAATGCCGATGTCATGATCTACGACTCCACCTACACCGATGACGAGTACCACGATCCCAAATCGAGCAAGGTCAGCTGGGGGCACTCTACCTGGCAAGAGGCGGTTAAGGTAGCCAAGGCGGCTGGGGTAAAGACCCTGGTCATTTTTCACCACGACCCTGCCCACGATGACGACTTTATGGATCAAGTCGCGGTGCAGACTAAGGCCGCTTTCCCAGGCGCAGTGGTCGCCAAGGAGGGTATGGTCATCGATCTAACTACCTCGGCCTCAGCTCCGCTGTCCTCACCGATGATGGGTGCCTAGAAATCTCTGTGCCGGGGTATAAGCTGGCCTAAAAACCCGCTCACCTGACGCTTAAACCGGGCAAGATTCTCCCCCAGGCATTCGGGCTGGGAAAGTCTGTGTAAAAATGTAAAGCGTGTGGATCACGTCTTCGCTTACAACTGCTATTACCCCAACGGCGATCGCCCTGGGCAATTTTGATGGTGTGCATTTAGGGCATCGGGCGGTGATTAGCCCGGTGGTGCCAGCACCTCCCCAAGAGGGCAATGCCGGGCCTCAGCTAGAGGTGTCTGCGAGAGAGGCGGCTTTGCAAGGATTTAGCGATCGCCAGAGAAATGGCCCTAACGCGGCTCCAGTTGGGGCGCGCACCAGCGATCGGAAGGCCACTCCCATCCCTACGGTGATGACCTTTTTTCCCCATCCCCAGGAATTTTTTTCTGGGAAATCGCGGGCGCTGCTGACGCCGCTACCGGAGAAGGCGGCCCAAATTGCCCGGCTGGGCATTGAGCAACTGGTGCTGCTGCCCTTTGACCAGCACCTGGCTAACTGCTCTGCCGAAGAGTTTGTTGAGTTGTTGCTTGTGCAGCGGCTGCAGGTGCAGCATATCAGCGTGGGCAAAGACTTTTGCTTTGGCAAGCGGCGACAGGGCACCGTGGACGACCTCAAAACCTTAGCAGCCCGCCATGGGGTGCAGGTGCACATTACTCCCTTGAGCTGTCTAGGCACCGAACGCATTAGCAGTTCTCGCATTCGCCAAGCCCTAGAAGACACTGATTTAGAAACAGTCAAAGCCCTGTTAGGCAGACCTTACAGTCTCACGGGCCGAGTTGTGCGGGGGCAACAACTGGGGCGCACCATTGGCTTTCCTACCGCCAACCTGCACCTGCCCGCAGACAAGTTTTTGCCCCCCTCCGGGGTGTACAGCGTATGGGTTCACGGGGTCACCCATACCCCATACCCACGGGTGCCTGGGGTAATGAACCTGGGCACTCGGCCCACGGTCAGCGGGGTGGCCCTGACCGCTGAGGTGCATCTGCTCAACTGGCAGGGTGACCTCTACGGCAAAACCCTAGAGGTCTATCTCCATAGTTTCCTGCGGCCCGAGCAAAAGTTTGGTTCTCTCGACGACCTCAAGGCCCAAATTCACCGCGACGGTCAGCAGGCCCTGGGCGAACTAGCGCGAGCGCCGGTAGGCAATTTAGGCGCGATCGGGGCATCATAACCCTAGAGACATCACACCTAAGTTCAGTCGTGGCCGGTTGCCAGGGGCAATCATCCGCACGGATCGACCGCCCTGGACTGGACTGGGTATAGCAGGGAAGCTTGGCATGCGAGAGCGGATTGAAACGCTAGTTCAGAATTTAGACAAAACCATCGTCGGTAAATCAGATTCGATTCGACTGGTGCTGGTGGCACTGCTTTCGGGCGGTCATGCCCTGCTTGAAGATGTGCCTGGGGTGGGTAAAACGCTGTTGGCCAAATCGCTGGCCCGCTGCATTGACGGCAAATTCCAGCGGATTCAGTGCACTCCTGACCTGCTGCCCACCGATGTCACTGGCACGAATATCTGGAACCCCAGCAGTGGCGAATTTCAATTTTTGCCGGGGCCAGTGTTTGCCAATATTCTGCTAGCCGACGAAATTAACCGGGCCACCCCCCGCACCCAGTCGGCGCTGCTGGAGGTGATGGAAGAGCACCAGGTGACGCTGGATGGGCGATCGCGACCGGTTCCGGCCCCATTTTTTGTGATTGCCACCCAAAACCCGGTGGAGTACCAGGGCACCTTTCCACTGCCTGAAGCCCAGATGGATCGGTTCGCGCTCTCCTTTAGTCTCGGCTACCCCACAGAAAACGAAGAGATGAGCATGCTCCAGCGGCTGGGGGGCGCGACAACGCCCTACGATATTCAGCCCTGCATTACCCTCGACGAGGTGATGGCCCTACGGCAAGCCTGCGCCCAGGTGGCCATAGAAGATTCGCTCCAGCGCTACATTCTCGATCTGGTGCGGGCGACCCGCAGTCACAGCGATATTACCCTTGGGGTGAGCCCGCGTGGCTCAGTGGCGTTTTATCGAGCCACTCAGGCCCTGGCCTATCTGGAGGGGCGTAGCTATGCGACCCCGGACGATGTGAAACAGCTAGCTCCCCACGTGTTGGCCCACCGGCTTATCCCCGCCGGACACCACCGTTCCCCACAGCTTGTGGCACACCTGCTCGACACTACCCCCATTCCCTAAGGGGTTTAAATGCCTGGCGGTGTTGCTCAAGCAGGGCAAAAAATCTCCGGGGTGAAATGGTAGTTTTGAGAGCCAAACAGCCCATAATAGGGGCGGTGAACTGAAGGATCGCAATCTCCTATGCCAAGAACGCCCAGTGAGTACATCATTCACATGCTGTTTGATGGCGGCCACCACGAAGAGGTGCGCTTTTCTTCCATTCAAGATTTTCAAAAGTGGTACAGCGGCGAACTCATGCCCAAGGCTACTTCGGATGAATTTATTACGGTGCCTCTGCCCAAGGTAAACCCTGGCGAATACATGGTGATTCGCCCCTCTCGCATCAGTGCGATTCGGGTTGAGCCGGTGTTTAGTTCTAGTGTTGAACGGTTTTAATGGGCAATCGGGTGAGGTTTAGTGCATATTCTCGGTGGCTAGCGGCAGGGTTGGGGGCGATCGCCTCTCTCCTGGCCGCTGTCGAGGTGCCCTCGCTGGCGGTAGCTCAGGCAGATGTTCGGCCTCGGCCCCAGGTGGCGCAGCAGCCCGAGGCCGAGGCGGCAACGCGGCGGCCCCTGCGGCCCCTGCCCGCTGAGGCCGCCGCGTTGCTCTGGCCTGAATTGACTCTGCCCAGCGATCGCCAGGCGCTGATTCAGGCGATTAACCACAGCCTCACCTACCTAGCCACGCCCAAGGCCGCCGCTGACTATCAGGCCTATCCGGTGCCGGGGGTGACGCGCGATCGCGTCTACCGCAGTCTGCAACGCCTGCGCCAGTTAGTCGTCATCAGCCCCAGCCCTGCGGCCTTCCAGGCGGCCCTGCGGCGAGAATTTGTGGTCTACGAATCTATTGGGGCTGACGGTGAGGGCACCGTAGCCTACACCGGCTACTTTGAGCCGCAGTACCGCGCCAGTGCGGTACCCACCGCCGAGTACCGCTATCCCCTGTACCGCCGCCCCCCAACCCTAGATAATTGGCCCTTGCCTCACCCCACCCGGCTAGACCTAGAGGGAGTAGATGGGTTGGCCAGCAGTAATGGCCCCCTAGCGGGGTTGGAGTTGGTGTGGTTGGCCAGTCGGCTTGAAGCCTTTTTGGTGCAGGTGCAGGGGTCGGCGAAGCTCCAGCTCACCGATGGCCGGGTGATGTCAGTGGGTTATGCAGGTCGCACTGAGTACCCCTACACCAGCATTGGCCGTGCCCTGGTCAACGACGGTAAGATTGACCCTGATAACTTATCGCTGCCCAACCTGCTGGCCTACTTTGAGGCCCATCCCGAAGCCCTCGATCGCTACCTGCCCCAAAACGAGCGCTTTATCTTCTTTCGGGAAGGGGGCGAGGGGCCACCGACCGGCAGCCTCAGCGTGCCTGTGACTGCTGGCTATTCGATTGCCACCGATAAGTCGGTGCTGCCACCCGGGGCGATCGCCGTCATTCAAGTTCCTCTGCCCCAGCAGACTCCAGACGGTGACTGGGAAGAGCAGCCCACCACTCGATTAGTGCTCGACCAAGATACCGGCGGGGCCATTATTGGCCCTGGGCGCGTTGACCTATTCGTTGGCTCGGGGGCACAGGCCGGGGAGATGGCTGGGCGGATCAATACCCCTGGGCGTCTGTACTACCTACTGCTCCGGCCTTGAGCAGGCACCGTCGTTCTAGCGCTCTTCTTGCTGGTTTGCCACAGTAGGGGTGTTACCCTATAGGCCTATGGATACTTCCTTTGCCCTCACCCTTCAGATTGTGCTCACGGTGTTGGCCGGAGTCACTGCACAGGTCATTGGGGAAGTAGCTCGGGTCCCGAGCATCATTTTTTTGCTGCTGTTTGGCATTGCGCTTGGGCCAGACGGCATTGGGCTGCTTCATCCCCAAGATTTGGGGGTGGGCCTAGAGGTGATTGTCGCGCTCAGTGTGGCCCTGATTCTGTTTGAAGGGGGGCTGAGCCTAGAGCTGAGTGAGCTGGGTCAGGTTTCTAATAGCCTGCGCAATCTGGTCACTGTGGGCATTTTTGTAACGTTGATTGGCGGCGGGATGGCGGCCCACTGGCTCGGGGAGTTTCCCTGGTCGCTGGCGTTTCTCTACGCTTCGCTAGTCGTCGTCACCGGCCCCACGGTTATTGGCCCGCTGCTGCGCCAGGTGGAGGTAGACCGCAAGGTGGCCACCCTGCTAGAGGGCGAAGGGGTGCTGATTGACCCGGTGGGGGCAATTTTAGCGGTGGTGGTGCTCGACATTATTCTCAATGGCGATGCCGACCCCACTACGGTAGTAGGCGGGCTGATTTTGCGGCTCGGCATCGGCACCCTAATTGGGATGGTAGGCGGCGGGCTAATTGGTCTTTTGCTCAAGCAGGCCAATTTTTTAGGAGAAGACCTGCGCAACTTAGTGGTGCTGGCGGGGTTGTGGGGGTTGTTTGGTTTAGCCCAGAGTATTCGCAGCGAGTCGGGGCTGATGGCCACGGTGGTGGCGGGCATGATGGTGCGCTGGTTGTCGGTGCCCGACGAGCGACTCTTGCGCCGATTTAAAGGGCAGCTCACGGTGCTGGCCGTGTCGGTGCTGTTTATTTTATTGGCGGCAGATCTGTCTATTGCCAGTGTGTTTGCCCTGGGTAAAGGCGCAGTGCTGACCGTTTTGGTGCTGATGGTGGTGGTGCGCCCGATCAACATTTGGCTTTGCACTCGCTCTAGCGACCTGAATTGGCGACAGAAGTTATTTTTGGGTTGGGTGGCTCCACGCGGCATTGTGTCGGCCTCGGTGGCCTCACTGTTTGCCATTTTGCTCACCGATCGCGGCATCAGCGGCGGAGAGGCGATCAAGGCCCTAGT is a genomic window of Nodosilinea sp. E11 containing:
- a CDS encoding MoxR family ATPase; translated protein: MRERIETLVQNLDKTIVGKSDSIRLVLVALLSGGHALLEDVPGVGKTLLAKSLARCIDGKFQRIQCTPDLLPTDVTGTNIWNPSSGEFQFLPGPVFANILLADEINRATPRTQSALLEVMEEHQVTLDGRSRPVPAPFFVIATQNPVEYQGTFPLPEAQMDRFALSFSLGYPTENEEMSMLQRLGGATTPYDIQPCITLDEVMALRQACAQVAIEDSLQRYILDLVRATRSHSDITLGVSPRGSVAFYRATQALAYLEGRSYATPDDVKQLAPHVLAHRLIPAGHHRSPQLVAHLLDTTPIP
- a CDS encoding MBL fold metallo-hydrolase translates to MAEPNQQFLVRFWGVRGSIACPGPTTVRYGGNTSCVEMLVGGHRLIFDGGTGLRELGLTLLTEGPIEANLFFTHSHWDHIQGFPFFVPAFMRGNRFNIYGAIAPNGSTIEQRLNDQMLHPNFPVPLQVMGADLKFCDIEVGETLHIGDITIENALLNHPGEAVGYRVTWQNYVAAYISDTEHYPDRLDENVVWLARNADVMIYDSTYTDDEYHDPKSSKVSWGHSTWQEAVKVAKAAGVKTLVIFHHDPAHDDDFMDQVAVQTKAAFPGAVVAKEGMVIDLTTSASAPLSSPMMGA
- a CDS encoding murein transglycosylase A, translated to MRFSAYSRWLAAGLGAIASLLAAVEVPSLAVAQADVRPRPQVAQQPEAEAATRRPLRPLPAEAAALLWPELTLPSDRQALIQAINHSLTYLATPKAAADYQAYPVPGVTRDRVYRSLQRLRQLVVISPSPAAFQAALRREFVVYESIGADGEGTVAYTGYFEPQYRASAVPTAEYRYPLYRRPPTLDNWPLPHPTRLDLEGVDGLASSNGPLAGLELVWLASRLEAFLVQVQGSAKLQLTDGRVMSVGYAGRTEYPYTSIGRALVNDGKIDPDNLSLPNLLAYFEAHPEALDRYLPQNERFIFFREGGEGPPTGSLSVPVTAGYSIATDKSVLPPGAIAVIQVPLPQQTPDGDWEEQPTTRLVLDQDTGGAIIGPGRVDLFVGSGAQAGEMAGRINTPGRLYYLLLRP
- a CDS encoding cation:proton antiporter, with protein sequence MDTSFALTLQIVLTVLAGVTAQVIGEVARVPSIIFLLLFGIALGPDGIGLLHPQDLGVGLEVIVALSVALILFEGGLSLELSELGQVSNSLRNLVTVGIFVTLIGGGMAAHWLGEFPWSLAFLYASLVVVTGPTVIGPLLRQVEVDRKVATLLEGEGVLIDPVGAILAVVVLDIILNGDADPTTVVGGLILRLGIGTLIGMVGGGLIGLLLKQANFLGEDLRNLVVLAGLWGLFGLAQSIRSESGLMATVVAGMMVRWLSVPDERLLRRFKGQLTVLAVSVLFILLAADLSIASVFALGKGAVLTVLVLMVVVRPINIWLCTRSSDLNWRQKLFLGWVAPRGIVSASVASLFAILLTDRGISGGEAIKALVFLTIIMTVLVQGLTARFVAGWLRITKGDAVGAVIVGCSPLSLLIARLLKEYGDPVVMIDTNESACEAAEKEGIELLISSALDRDALEKAGLEKAGTFLAITKNGEVNAVVSQRALEEFQPARVIAVLPQDKSLGDLPNKGQLKGAQTPRLSLKQWNAYLTDGEVRLGETRLRPEGTDRQREHLATLMRNGGMVPLLVERDDALRVALGQEAWEVGDRIIYLWHDSKPKLLKQLAGGIQPTRLSLETVPVVEAVPPAPKGPLPEQTAAAVLPDLPDPPNGSATALEVPPAAEASNPDRSTDESASAADI
- a CDS encoding bifunctional riboflavin kinase/FAD synthetase is translated as MWITSSLTTAITPTAIALGNFDGVHLGHRAVISPVVPAPPQEGNAGPQLEVSAREAALQGFSDRQRNGPNAAPVGARTSDRKATPIPTVMTFFPHPQEFFSGKSRALLTPLPEKAAQIARLGIEQLVLLPFDQHLANCSAEEFVELLLVQRLQVQHISVGKDFCFGKRRQGTVDDLKTLAARHGVQVHITPLSCLGTERISSSRIRQALEDTDLETVKALLGRPYSLTGRVVRGQQLGRTIGFPTANLHLPADKFLPPSGVYSVWVHGVTHTPYPRVPGVMNLGTRPTVSGVALTAEVHLLNWQGDLYGKTLEVYLHSFLRPEQKFGSLDDLKAQIHRDGQQALGELARAPVGNLGAIGAS